TTCCTGCGGAATGATACTTATCCAGGGCCCGTTGCTGCAGTAAAAGTTCTCCGGAACGGTTAAAGATAAACACGGAGAAGGCGCGGTGAAGTTTGCCTTCAATATGCGCCTGCAGTTTAGGCATGGTTCCAATCGGTTGGTCGTTGCTGTTTACGAGTATAACTTCTTCTTCCATCATATGGTTAATCCTTTCTTTTCCTCTGCAGAGCAATAATCAGAAGTGGTCAGGTATTTTAAAATGCTTTCCTTCAATTTTTTATCTTTTATCGTTTTTACGCGGCTTAACAAATACTTCTTATCCTTTGTGATGTCGTCATTATAGTGGAGAAATGCCGGAATGTTAGTTTGAATGGCAAACCTCAGAAAACGTATTTCCGGATGATCAGGTTCTTTTTTTACGGCTTCTTCGATCAGGTTCTTTCCTTTTTTAAATCTCCTGAATTTATTGACCGGGTTAAGTCCATACCTGCAGCGCATCATTTCGGCAGCACCTTTATAACAGATCAAAAGAGGAGGAGAGTCCGGTCCTACGGCCGACAGCAGGTTTAAAAGCTGATCTGCGGAAGCTTTACTGTGCACAGCGGCTTCAAACAGACGCTTGACTTCCCGGAGCTCTGGTTCTGCCGGATAGGCTTTTGTTGCAAATAGCAACAGGAGAAAAAGGGCAGCTATTTTCATATGGTATTGGTCTTATAACGGATGATAGAATCAAACATCAATCCGAACTTATGCGCACTGGAAATCCGGATCCTTTGAGACATTACCTTCTCTGCTGTACTGTTTTTAATCTTATTGAACAACTCTTTATAATACACATAGGCCAGGTAAACTCCATTTTTGGCGGATGCAGGCAATTCCCGGATGCCAATCAATGCCAATTTAAATTCTGTTTCTATTTCTTCCTCGATCTGCTTTTTTTCAATGTTGGAGAAAGCGGATAAATTCACATTTGGAAAATAGGTGCGGTTTAAGGTATAGTAATCAGCGTTGACATCTCGGAGGAAGTTTACTTTTTGAAATGCAGAACCCAGACTCATCGCAGAATCCTTTAGTTTTTCGTATTGTGTTTTATCTCCTTCGGTAAAGACCTGTAAACACATTAAACCCACTACCTGAGCGGAACCCAGAATGTACTGATCATATTTTTCCGGAGTATAAAACTCCTGCTTAAGATCCATTTCCATGCTTTGAAGAAACAATTCTATCAGCTCTTTGTCGATGTCGTATTTGTTCACCACTTCCTGAAAAGAGTTGAGGATGGGATTCAAGCTGATTCCCTCTTCAATAGCCTCATAGCAATCTCTTTTAAACTTAGCGAGTAAGGTGATTTTGTCGAAATCATGGAAGCTATCCACGATTTCGTCTGCCAGTCGGACGAAGCCATAGATGGAATAGATGGGCTTCCGTAGCCTTTCGTTTAAAAAATAAATACCCAATGAAAAGCTGGTGCTATACCGTTTGGTAATCATTTCGCTGCATGCTGCTGATAATTTATCGAATATCTCTTTCATCGTTATTTATTTAGGTGCTTTATAAGTTGTTGAGCGGCTATGTTTCCTGAGATGATGGAGGGTGGAACTCCAGGGCCCGGAACGGTCAATTGTCCGGCGTAGAACAGGTTTTCTATTTTCTTATTCTTTAAAGAGGGTTTTAGGTTTGCTGTTTGCATCAGCGTATTTGCCAGTCCGTAGGCATTCCCTTTGTAGGAGTTGTAATCTGAAATGAAATCACTTACGCAATAACTTTTCTTATAATCCAGCTGCTCACGTATAGCGGTACCCGTATAGGATTCGAGCCGGTCCAGGATCAGATTAAAATATTGTTCCCGGATGGCTTCAGGATCCTTCAGGTCTGGTGCAAGGGGCATTAGAATAAATAAGTTCTCCTGTCCGGCAGGGGCAACTGAGGGATCGGTAACACTTGGACAGCACACATAAAATAAAGGCTTTGTGGGCCATTGTGCATCTTTGTAAATCTCCTGGGAATGCTGTTTTAAATCTTCATCAAAAAACAAAGTATGGTGGTTTAGCCGACCTACTTTAGTTTTTACGCCGAGATAAAAAATGAGGCAGGAGGGGGCAAAAACTTTATTGTCCCAATATTTTTCAGAATAGTTTCTGTAAGTCTGATTCAGGAGTTTTTCCTCAACGTGATGGTAATCGGCAGCTGCAATAATACCTGCATAATCCTTTGTTCCTTTTGCAGAGGTTAAATTGACAATGTGTTTTCCCTTTACGTCAAGTGCAGTGACAGCTGCATTGGTATGAAACATTGCCCCTTGTTTTTCTGCAACTTCTTTCATCGCCTGGATCACTTTTCCGAAGCCGCCTTTGGGATACCAGGTGCCCAGCTTGAGACCTGCATAGTTCATCAGGCTGTATAGTGCCGGTGTATCTTCGGGCATGGCACCCAGAAAGAGTACCGGGAATTCCATTAAAGCGATAAGCCTGGGGTCTTTGAAGTACTTTTTTACATGGGAACTGAAAGAAGTAAAAACCTGTAGTTTAAACAAACCTTTTACCAGCTCCGCATCTGCAAACTCCAGTAGGGAAAGGCCAGGCTTATAAACCAGTTTCCCAATTCCTATTCTGTATTTGTATGCTGCTTCGGTTAAGAAACTTTTTAGTTTAGCGGCGCTTCCGTTTTCTGTAGCTTCAAACAGCTGACACAATTCTTCAAAATTAGCTGGGATGTTGAGTACTTCATCCGCGCCGAAAACTACGCTAAAGCCGGGATCGAGTAATTGTAGCTCATAAAAATCTGCGGCTTTATAGCCAAAGTCATTAAAAAACTGCTCGAATACCTCAGGCATCCAGTACCAGCTTGGGCCCATGTCGAACACATAGCCATTTGGGGTAATAAGTTGGCGGGCCCTTCCACCAATATCTGCGTTTTTCTCATAAACATCTACCCGGTAACCTTGCTTTGCGAGATAGGCCGCAGCGCTGATTCCGGCAAATCCTGAACCAATTACCGCTATTTCCGGACCTTCTTTTTGTTGATGAACTGACATGCAGGTTTTTTAAGTTGATAATGATTTGAAATGGCTTACAGCTGACCTCTTGTTTTTTCCTCGTGAAAGTTTTCAAGTTTTGTCAGTAACCGGATCAGGTCCATTTTTTCCTGATGGGATAGCGGTTCAGTTACCTTCATGGAGGCAATTCTTATATTTTGCATGCTTTCATTTAAAAGCTGAGTTCCTTTTGCTGTGATGTGGATCATTCGGTTTCGCTTATCACTATCTAACGCAGCCTGTTCTACTAATCCATTGCTGATTAACCTGTTTACAATTTGCATTCCGGCAGATTTTTCATGAATATTTAGTCGGATGAGTGCTGTTTTAGACATACTTCCGAAGGAAACCAGGCTGATTAGGTAGATAAATTCGTCTGGTGTAGAAAAGGAGGTATTGGCTATCGCTGCTTTGGCATGCAACCTGGCATATTTATACAGGTGAACCAGGGAGGTATTGATCACGCTATCAGCGGATCGTCCGTTTACTTTTCCATCCCATTCAGGCTCGGGAATCGTTGGATGCCCTTTTTTTTGATAATATTCATTTAACCATTGTCCGAATAAATAAGGATCCTGATGATAAGGTTCAGATTCCTGTTCGTAAATTTTAATCAGATCGATTACCTCAATTATTAAATCGTAATACATGTTATCGGTTTATTCTGTACAAATATATACTAATAAAGTGCTTTATTGTACATTTATTTTAAGAATAAAATATTATAAGGTATATAATTGTACTTTATGAGGTTTGGTCGACTGCAGTTGGCAGAAAAAGAAGAAGAAGTTCTTTATTGGGGAGAGGAATAAAAGCAATAATTTGATTATAGCGTCTTTATAATTTAACGAAGCCCTTTCTAATTGCCTCTATTGCCATGCCGACACGGCTTTGTACGTTTAGTTTTTGAAACAGGGCTTCTCTGTAACCATCAATTGTCCTTTCACTTAGAAACATTAGGGCTGCAATTTGTTTATAGGTAAGGTCGCTGCAGGCAAGCTGCAAAAACGTCTTTTCCTTTTCGTTGAGTTTAACAATATCCTTTTCATAGGTTAACAACCGTCTGAA
This region of Pedobacter steynii genomic DNA includes:
- a CDS encoding phytoene/squalene synthase family protein, translated to MKEIFDKLSAACSEMITKRYSTSFSLGIYFLNERLRKPIYSIYGFVRLADEIVDSFHDFDKITLLAKFKRDCYEAIEEGISLNPILNSFQEVVNKYDIDKELIELFLQSMEMDLKQEFYTPEKYDQYILGSAQVVGLMCLQVFTEGDKTQYEKLKDSAMSLGSAFQKVNFLRDVNADYYTLNRTYFPNVNLSAFSNIEKKQIEEEIETEFKLALIGIRELPASAKNGVYLAYVYYKELFNKIKNSTAEKVMSQRIRISSAHKFGLMFDSIIRYKTNTI
- a CDS encoding phytoene desaturase family protein produces the protein MSVHQQKEGPEIAVIGSGFAGISAAAYLAKQGYRVDVYEKNADIGGRARQLITPNGYVFDMGPSWYWMPEVFEQFFNDFGYKAADFYELQLLDPGFSVVFGADEVLNIPANFEELCQLFEATENGSAAKLKSFLTEAAYKYRIGIGKLVYKPGLSLLEFADAELVKGLFKLQVFTSFSSHVKKYFKDPRLIALMEFPVLFLGAMPEDTPALYSLMNYAGLKLGTWYPKGGFGKVIQAMKEVAEKQGAMFHTNAAVTALDVKGKHIVNLTSAKGTKDYAGIIAAADYHHVEEKLLNQTYRNYSEKYWDNKVFAPSCLIFYLGVKTKVGRLNHHTLFFDEDLKQHSQEIYKDAQWPTKPLFYVCCPSVTDPSVAPAGQENLFILMPLAPDLKDPEAIREQYFNLILDRLESYTGTAIREQLDYKKSYCVSDFISDYNSYKGNAYGLANTLMQTANLKPSLKNKKIENLFYAGQLTVPGPGVPPSIISGNIAAQQLIKHLNK
- a CDS encoding MarR family winged helix-turn-helix transcriptional regulator: MYYDLIIEVIDLIKIYEQESEPYHQDPYLFGQWLNEYYQKKGHPTIPEPEWDGKVNGRSADSVINTSLVHLYKYARLHAKAAIANTSFSTPDEFIYLISLVSFGSMSKTALIRLNIHEKSAGMQIVNRLISNGLVEQAALDSDKRNRMIHITAKGTQLLNESMQNIRIASMKVTEPLSHQEKMDLIRLLTKLENFHEEKTRGQL